One Triticum dicoccoides isolate Atlit2015 ecotype Zavitan chromosome 3B, WEW_v2.0, whole genome shotgun sequence genomic window, TGTTTACTCCTAAAAATAGCTTTTGATTTTGTTCTTCTGCCAGACCTTGAAGCTCCCAAAATGCAAACAGCAGGAGATAGGGATGTCAAACTGAAACAAATAAGCCCATGATCGGTCTCATAGTTTTACCAATAGTATCGCCATCAGCCGCAAAGACGACAAGCTAAAGCAGGTGAGCTGCGTGTCTCTTATGCTGTTGTTTTATATCTTGGCTTGAAGTTCACAACCAGTTCGTAGTTATTCTCAAATAATTTTTCCTTTTGTTGTGCAGATGTGTGCATGTTTTTCTGTTTAATGAGAATCCCTTTTCAAATTATTTTGATGTTTTGTGTTACTGGTTTTTCTTCCTTTTGATGTCCTCTGCATCCTATGGTGGTGAGATTATGTTATGAATTGGTGGTTGATAACATAACATAACACTGTGTTTAGTAGACGAATTTCCTCGTATTGCTGACATATTATTGGTTGTTGGTCCATACATACAACTATACAAGATATTTTCCAAGAATTGGAATAACAATTAGAATAAAGGATCTATCTTTCTCCACTTGGAAGAAAAATACAAGCAACCATTCCTCTTATTAATCATATGCCTCCGTAATGTGTTTTCATAGCCTGTGTCATTTGGTTACGTAAAGTTTTCTGCTCTGCAATTTACTTTTGTTTGTCTGGTAGGCTAATGAAGGTTGAGGTTTTGACTTCTAATGGAATACAGTTCTTCTAATCCCTATAGAGGGCTCAAGAAATAGAAAACGACtcatgcttcaagtaccaagaaaatAATTTCCTTGCAAGATAAGACAAATCCTTAAGCTTCTCCATTTGTAACGCCAGCGCTAGCATAAATGTCATGTTCTCTGTGATCTTCTTTTCAGTTCTTCATGTGTACATTATTGTGCTGCTGGTCTATTTACTCAATTCTCTTTTGATTCTAGAAGCCTGATGCTTTGCCTCTTTgaaatctttatctttacctaataataaagagaattgggtttctgTCGTACGTCGTTGGCCTTTTTGCATAAAAGTCCCTCCATTTATTATAATTCAACCCGCCATCCTATTTTAAGTGGGTATATCAGAAAATTCTTCGTTTTACAAAAACAACcctgcattagttacaatcctacCCGTGATCCTTAATTAAACTGCTTCACCGCGTTCTCCACAGCCGGGTACGGGCCGCTGCTTGACGTCGGCGTCCACGTCGTAGGAGATAGCGAAGGGGTGATGCGTCGCGGCGGGAGAAAAAGGAAGGAGGCGGGGTCAGCCTGCTGGTTTGCCATCGTCAGAGAGGCTCGTGGCAGGGAGCTCCTCTCCTCTGCTTGAGGCACAAGTCGGTTGAAGCGCTCGGGCTGCAGAGCTACAGGGCGGGGGCCGAAGGGTGGCGAAGGCGCTGGATGGGACTTGGTGCAGGTCTCCGGCGAGATGGAGATGGCGTGGAGGGGGTCTAGATGCCGGCGGGTCCTTGGCCGGCGGCGCTCCGGCATCGGGCGGCCATGGCCATCTCTCTGCAGAAAAATAAAAGACAGAGAAAGCTCTTAGAGAAAAGTACGGGGGAGAGAAGAGAGATGGAGGAAGAAGGTGAGGGCTCAGCCTGGACGAAACGGTCCGGTCCGCCGGTCCGGCTCGCGGCCCGCTCGGACTGGCCAGGCTCGGTCCTGGCCCGGCATAAAATCTAGCCGGTCCGGGCCCTGCAAACGGGACCGAAAATCCCTCGGTCCGGTCCGGTGAAAGCTCGGTCCGACCGAGCGGACCGACGAGCACGAGCTATGGCATGGCCAGGGCGTGGCGGGGGCATGTCTGGACGAGGCGGGGGCGTGGCGGGAGCGTGCCTAGGACGTGGCAGGGGCGTGGCGAGGGTGTGTCGAGGTCGCGGCCGGCGCGTGGCGAGCGCGTGGCCAGAGCTGCATGGCGGGCGCGTCGGTCGTGCGCTGGTCAGCGCCGCCGTCATTCATCCGCGCGGCCACCTGCCTCCCTGACGCTGGCAAGCATGTCTAGTGGATGCGCCATGCTCGGATCTATTACCTGGAAGGTAGAAATTGAAGCAGGAGGCCCTACACCGCCGTTGTACACCGGTCGTCGTGCACCGGCCGCCGTGCCAGATTCTTCGTCGCTGTTGCTGCCTGAGCTCTGCCTGGCCGCCGTGCAGTCCACCTTGAGTCAAAGAAGTCGCCGGACACCTCCACGACAGGCCCCGCTGCGTCCAGCGCCCTCCCCGCGTCGCCGTGCTCCGGCGCGAGCTCTGGGGTGACCACCGGCCGGTCCAAACGAGCCGCTCGGTCCGGCTCGGGCTTCCGTCGCTGCGGTCCGGTCCCTGAAAACAAGACCGTGACgctgctcggtccggtccggtccggaccgccgacggccggtccaaacgacggctcggtcagggaccggaccggcccggaccgtgtccaccctgagtgAGGGCTCACCGACCTCGGCAGCGAGCTGAAGAAAGGGAGGGGCTCCTGGCTCCTAGGAAGTGCGAGCATCGAAATGTTGCtcaggggctgccgtgctcgcgcgcGAGACCGACCCATGTCTGAAACGAAGAACGATGGCATGCTTTTTACCAACCAAAAATGCGGAAGCAGACCTAGGAGGAAGGTCACGAACAGTTGAAGAGGAAAGAGAAGCGTGAAATCCAAAAAAAGAGGGGAGAGAGAGCCAATTTGAAGATACAGAAAAAAGGTCCGGGGTCAAGATACAGAGAAAAGGACTTGCGCCGGGACGGCATGTCAGCATGCCATGGCCGCCCATCCGATGGTGGGGTCGCAGTTGAACAACACGAGTACGAGAGtggctgtcggtgctggagcgcaCGGCCGGAGCTAGAGGAGCCCTTCAGGGCCGGAGGAGCGGGGATTCCCGACGAAGGGAGCAGCCGTCGCCATGGCCGGGTGGTGCAGGGATCCGGGGGAGCTGGGGGAGGGGAAGGCGGGTAGCCAGCGCCCATGGCCGGGGGTGGTGCGGCGTGCGGGGACCCAGTGGAGCGGAGAGGGTGGGGGTGGAGATCCAGCGGCGTGCGGCGCGGCAGTGGGTGTAGGCGACAGGTGCGGCGTGACCCAGGGGAGGTCCAGTTGTGGACAACTGCCATCACGGAAGAGAAACCGAGGAGATAATTAATCAGCAAGGTTGCGAGCGACGAGTCCAAGGAGCGCTACCGACGCGGCTGCTGGTTTCTTCTAGACCAGCTAACGCGTGTGTGGCTAGCTTTATCTTTAGACTAGCGTGCACACATGTCAcaattccttttttttcttttcgccaTTTATAAAAACAATACCTGCTTTTTGTAGTTTGGATTTTTTCCTTTGCGAAATT contains:
- the LOC119274694 gene encoding uncharacterized protein LOC119274694, whose amino-acid sequence is MPSFFVSDMGRSRARARQPLSNISMLALPRSQEPLPFFSSLPRSRDGHGRPMPERRRPRTRRHLDPLHAISISPETCTKSHPAPSPPFGPRPVALQPERFNRLVPQAEERSSLPRASLTMANQQADPASFLFLPPRRITPSLSPTTWTPTSSSGPYPAVENAVKQFN